A window of the Juglans microcarpa x Juglans regia isolate MS1-56 chromosome 5D, Jm3101_v1.0, whole genome shotgun sequence genome harbors these coding sequences:
- the LOC121265094 gene encoding DNA-(apurinic or apyrimidinic site) endonuclease, chloroplastic isoform X7, translating into MKQALHLQLKSFINLPSFAVAPRRNLRIGTLISFRVCTMGSKRLISNSSLPVSFEDKKEKKLKGLVGANSTSEKVVVNENGVKNSSVEFERFKDDPARIEAMTVQELRATLRSVGVPAKGCKRDLLNALKCFAEKKIDGKTSLTVEEQASFSAENISVKCSDKDFSKEDCVEDVNTDLEVPGLPQHKGRVKKSATEDSIIKFKTKRVTKKQNLSIRCDEGSGGMVLDTKRKVSSKIVHEVVNADEGVMPVIQTEPWTVLAHKKPQKGWIPYNPKTMRPPPLTRDTRYMKLMSWNVNGLRALLKLEGFSALQLSQREDFDVLCLQETKLQEKDVENIKQCLIDGYENSFWSCSVSKLGYSGTAIISRVKPLSVRYGLGISDHDSEGRLVMAEFDSFYLLSGYVPNSGDGLRRLGYTMGSISEQLHERAGKVEACHFDW; encoded by the exons TAAGAGTTTCATAAACCTTCCAAG CTTTGCAGTAGCTCCAAGAAGGAATTTGAGAATTGGAACATTGATCTCTTTTAGAGTATGCACAATGGGGTCCAAACGACTCATCTCAAATTCATCGCTACCCGTGTCATTTGAGgacaagaaagagaagaaactgAAAGGATTAGTGGGTGCAAACTCGACTTCTGAGAAGGTTGTTGTAAAT GAAAATGGTGTGAAGAACTCTTCAGTTGAGTTTGAACGATTTAAGGATGACCCTGCGAGAATCGAGGCAATGACCGTTCAAGAGCTCAGGGCTACATTGAG GAGCGTTGGGGTCCCTGCCAAAGGCTGTAAACGCGATCTTCTGAATGCTTTGAAGTGTTTTGCGGAAAAGAAGATAGATG GTAAAACTTCTCTGACGGTAGAAGAACAAGCATCCTTTTCTGCTGAAAATATATCTGTAAAATGTAGTGATAAGGACTTCTCTAAAGAAGACTGTGTTGAAGATGTCAACACTGATTTGGAAGTTCCTGGACTTCCGCAACATAAGGGAAGGGTAAAGAAATCTGCAACTGAGGATAGTATTATCAAATTCAAGACTAAAAGGGtcacaaagaaacaaaatctGTCAATCAGATGTGATGAAGGTTCAG GCGGGATGGTCTTGGACacaaagagaaaagtttctTCAAAGATTGTTCATGAAGTTGTTAATGCTGACGAAGGAGTTATGCCTGTCATACAAACTGAACCATGGACAGTCCTTGCCCACAAGAAGCCTCAGAAAGGTTGGATTCCTTATAATCCTAAAACCATGAGGCCTCCGCCTCTAACCCGGGACACAAGATATATGAAGCTCATGTCTTGGAATGTCAATGGATTAAGAGCTTTATTGAAATTAGAGGGATTTTCTGCGCTGCAACTTTCCCAAAGGGAAGATTTTGATGTTTTGTGCTTGCAAGAGACCAAGCTACAG GAGAAGGATGTTGAGAATATCAAACAGTGTCTCATAGATGGCTACGAGAACAGCTTCTGGAGTTGTAGTGTTTCCAAGCTTGGTTATTCTGGAACAGCGATTATCTCAAGG GTAAAGCCACTTTCAGTCAGATATGGCCTAGGCATATCAGATCATGATAGTGAGGGGCGGCTTGTGATGGCAGAGTTTGATTCATTTTATCTATTGAGTGGATACGTCCCTAACTCTGGAGATGGCTTGAGAAGACTG GGTTACACAATGGGATCCATCTCTGAGCAATTACATGAAA GAGCTGGAAAAGTCGAAGCCTGTCATTTTGACTGGTGA